One Helianthus annuus cultivar XRQ/B chromosome 12, HanXRQr2.0-SUNRISE, whole genome shotgun sequence genomic region harbors:
- the LOC110896831 gene encoding uncharacterized protein LOC110896831, with the protein MGKKGCYNCGQEGHPYFKCPSPVRTCFNCFTPGHVKAECPKLKQQGQKDEKKNENQKARGRMFQITTEEAKVSPNVVSGTKEEGVSSGSQTKAQDRGKAPV; encoded by the exons ATGGGAAAGAAGGGGTGTTACAACTGTGGTCAAGAGGGACATCCTTATTTTAAGTGCCCTAGTCCTGTGAGGACGTGTTTCAATTGCTTCACTCCTGGTCATGTAAAAGCTGAATGTCCAAAGCTTAAACAACAAGGGCAGAaagatgaaaagaagaatgaaaatCAGAAGGCTCGGGGAAGAATGTTTCAGATTACTACCGAGGAAGCCAAGGTTTCACCGAATGTTGTGTCAG GAACGAAAGAAGAAGGAGTTAGTTCCGGATCACAAACAAAGGCTCAAGATCGAG GTAAAGCACCCGTATGA